The nucleotide window ggcccccactttgaaaaccactggtttAGGCTACTTGACATTTGAATGACATGACCATATCTGGAGATGACtgttaggcctaggcctactgtgtagTTAAACTCTGCAAAGTTCTGTTGAGCAGACACTTCTAACATCAAATAGCTCTGCTCATATATCAAAGGAATATAATGATCATTTCTAGATCTAAACAGGTTCTGATTAATTTTCTAGGTGGTGTTTTTCTTAGCGTAGCCAGAAACCTTTTCGAATTGTCATGCTTCTTAGGGCCTTTTATTATGAAATCACAGTATTTGACGGGTGCGGCTATACGTAATTTCCAGTGCGACGAGAATAACCCAACAACTGATTTGACTGAACTGAAGCTCCCCAACGCTGAATTAACGTTATCATTCTTTGTGGAGAAATAGGCTATATCTGAAATTAGACGCGACATGGCTGAAGCAATTCAGAAGAAGTTGCAGGCAGAGCTGGAAAAATACCAAGTGATTCAAAAAGGTGGTGCCTACGTTCATAGTCCTGCTACATGCATACAGAACCACTCGTGGTGGCTAACGTTACTTTGCTAGCTAGCCATTTGCTAACCACACAGGCATTTGTTGGATTGTAGAAATATGAATACAATGAAGTAGTTGTAATAGACAAGATGTGGTAATGTTACAGGTAGTTTGTACATATATCAGCCAAGTGTGGACTCCTCATCAGTGACGTTAACATTGATTGAAGCTGATGCGGGGTGGGTGCTAACGTTACACTAGACTACTGGTGGTTAAAGTGAGGTACCCCTTTCAAGCGTTTTGGCTATTTGGATAAAGCTCTATATATTTGTAACTTGTTGATTTAGGCTTGTGCGTTTCCATGTTTCTTTTTGTAGTTGAATCATGTAACTCACGGTACCATTTTTTCCAGATGTGAGTAAAAGCATGTCTGCCAGACAAAAGCTCGAAGCTCAGGTCACTGAAAATAACATCGTTAAAGAGGTACGTTGAGTTGCTTATAATTATGCATTTAGGTCGTTTGTAGGATAAGTAAAGATTGTCAAAGTTAGAGCACAGTTACACTAAGATTTGAAGAACAGTATGATGTCTGACTGAATGATTTTAGTCAGATCTTTTTAATTCTCACagttatttgaacagtgaaacaAAATGCACTGTGAAAGACTATTGGCAAGTATAGGCAAAGCTTTTAAGAGGCATTGCAAATTAGGCACCTGAACAATCACACATGCCCATGCCCAAGCTTAGAAATGCCATGATAGGCCTAATGTTCTGACTCAATGGGTTTTGTGTACAAGTTGGATGGGAACTCTGTTTGAGGAAGCAATGACAAGATTCCAGTTGGAAGCCTATTACAAGATTCTAGTAACCCAGTTGGAAATTCCTTGATTTGATTTCAAAATTATATGAGTGGCATTTAGTCTATGATGGTACACACAATTATGTTGAACATAAGTATATGAGGCATTTCTTAAATTGCTTAATAAGCCACTTCTTAAATTGCTGAGTCATGACCAGCTGGTGCATGCTATGACAAGTGTGCAATTAAGTTTGCATTCACTGTTCTCATGTGAACTCTTCTTTGCAGGAATTGGATTTATTAAATGCTCAGAATACAGTCTACAAACTCATCGGGCCTGTTTTAGTGAAGCAGGATCTTGATGAAGCCAAAGCAACTGTAGCTAAGAGATTGGAGTATATCAATGGGGAGATGTGAGTGTATATATCATgcattatgtttttttattatattcCTAAGATTATGTGCatataaatgtatgtgtattttaatgaagaCGATGTGTTATTGGCAATACCTTTACATACTTCTGACAAATCTCAGTGACTAGCAGCCCAGTTTGACTCAAATGACACATATGCCCCGTACATAAGTATCGTTCCTTTCCATGGCATTGATGTATTCATCAAGTAGCATAAGTAATCATATGGAGGAACATGCTTCTCATGTGTCTCACACAAAGATGATGGATGGGTTTTCTGATAAGACTCTTGTTTTGCTTCAGACAACGCCATGAAACCCTGCtgaaggagatggagaagaagTCTGAGCAGCATCGTGAGGTTCTCACAAGCCTCCAACAGGAGTATCAGAAGGCCCAGGGGCGCACGGCGGGCAAAGTCTGATCCTGGCATAGCGTGTGTGGATGGAGAAGTGCAATGGATAAACACGGAAGGAAAGACGAGACTCGAATGTCAGGCTCAGAGACCACTGAGTCCCACTCCCCCCTGGGCTCTCAGAGACTcactgacacagacagacagacagacagacacatgcccCCACTGTCACCGTAAATGGAACACATAGCGTGAGAAGGATCATTTGTCATTTCCATTGTCTTCAATAAAGTACTTTCAttgttttgatatttattttgcCTCAAATGGTTGTATTTCCCATGTTTTGTTTAGCCTTTTCAAAAGTTATTGTACATTAAAACAGTTGTTTTGTTGCTTCCATTTTGTGTACAGTTTAAAGCGAGTAATTGACCATTTCTATACACACATTTTAAAGTCCAGCAGGAACGCTTGCCTCTGGATATCAAATTTGAATACACTTCAGATTAAGGCTCAACACCCCACTCATTTCAGTTTGTAGTGTACTCTTCTGGTTAGCTGTCTGACTCTGCAATAGTTCACTTAAATACACATGATTCATGGAGGGAGAAAAAACCTTCAAAAAATTATTTTGTGGCATTGATTCACTCACAGAGTATTAAATACAATCATTGATTAAACTGACAAAATTGACGTTTCCCATGTTTATTATTGGAAAAGAAAACAATAGTTTTCGAATAGTTTTTGTCGAAAATAGGTTTCTAAACCTAGAACCATTATAAGACTTCTACCATTCATTTACCATCTGTAGATCATGTTTGCTTAAGGTGTTCTGGCATTTGCTGACAATTTGGAGGGTGCTGAAATGTAAACAAATGCAAAGAAAATGTCCTCAAACAGAAACAAGAATCCAGGGGGTATTTCAtgatgtggtttagtgacaaacttgggtaagtTAACCCAGAGGGAGTGATACACCTCCCAGTAGAAGACCcctatggcttcattctcccaATAATTCAAAGCCGGAAAGCTGTTAGGAGGATTGCCACTTTCTGTGAGTTAACTtgcccaggtttgtcactaaaccatggACCTGGAAAGCTCAGTGATattgagaaacactgtttaaCCATCATGGCATCATGATGTCATAGTGTTTGCTTTTATAACATTTATTATTAAGTATAGTGCTGACAATACTTTTATAGCCAGAATAAACCCTGCCAAATTGAAGTCTATTTCAATTTTACCATAGACCGCCAACTTCATTAATCTCTATATTCATGGAGATAAACAGCCTACTCATTCAGAATGCAGAGATGTTCTACATTCATAACCCTATGCTGACTTTTATGTGCTGTAGTTAAGTGCTGTAGacctgggaatacccatacgaaCCTATGGCAAAtatgggatttgctctgcaggtttcCAATGCCCCTAAAAAACAGGCACGGGCATACAAGTCGTCAATGAACTTTGTCCAGACCCACACTCAATTCCAATTGAGAAGGTCTGCGTGCCAGACCTAAGTCATCTATAATATTGTCAGTGCGTTTTCTATATTGAAATTTGGAGAACTATGATGGAATATGTGTTCATTATCAAACCCCAATATCTAGGCCACTAAGAATGTAACATGCATAATCCACATCAGACCAAATGACCAAGTGGGCCTACGTGAAATCCGCATGCAGGTATTTTGATGCTCCTTAGATAACAAGTTTACAAATATCCTCTAGAGAGGACAAAATTGAACTGCTGGTAGTCAGGAGGCTATTTTCCATGGCACCACTGTGTAGTTGCCGTCTTGATTACTTTCTTATAACGTCTCTCTGAGGAAATGTGCTATCTTGACTTAATTGAGAGGACGTTTCCATGATGAGATCACCTGTTGATCTTAATAGTAGAGGTCCTGGGTAAGATTTGTATGCACTTCATTTAGCGGAGAATATCTCAACTGTTATAGACTAATATGACCATTGAACAACTTTGGATGTGTGCCAAAATCTCTACCCGGGATGAAAGTCCTGAAAATGACCACAACAGATGACACTATTatcacactacaggtgaatgggaCTTTTTCCCTTTATATATCTCCGTACATTTATATCAGAGTAATTTTCATATTAAGAGAAATACTTTTTGTATTACACTTTGcctaaaaaattaaataaaatttgCAAATGAGGCAatatctcattaaatatgcatACATATAAACCCTTGAAGCTACAGATTTTCTGAGGTGATCACAATGTTCACAGTGACCATAATTACGTATAAGGTCTTAGAAGAGTGTAAGCATTCTGATTTGATATAAAGAAAATGGCTAAAAAACCAACAATCTATTACATACAACTAGTGACATACATGAATTGGCAGTTATTTATTAACCTAAACTTTAAAAGCTTACATTTCCTACCTGTTCTAAATATTGCTGTCATTACGGCATCACCTACAACTTTTATTTCTCCAACTTATGGATCTACATCACTGACATTGTCATCAGGTGACACAGTCTTTGTGTGCCTATTATACCACATAACAATTGTTCTGGCTCATCCGCAATTCAGGAGTGAACAGATCAATATTACCACTTCATGATATCTGCATGCATAGCACTGGGAGACGAGCTCACACAGTGTCTCCCAGCACTACATGTGCTGACTGGGTGAGATACAACCAGCAAAATATCAATCAAACTTGCAGCTCTGAACACTGTCCACAAACCAGACAACTCTTTTCTGATTCTCAATGTCAACTGTCCACAGCTAACGTGCAACACAAATGGCAGAAACATTCTTGGTCAAATGCCTGAAACCATCAACGGACAtggagacatttgacgacctgcGCATTGTTGCATTCGATAGTAATGCCCTTCAGATGGACTTTGAGAGGGCCGCTTGCACCTCAACTAATGCAACCAAAAAAACATATACAAAGAGCCTATTCAACAGCAGCTTTGGGTCCAAACACCATTTACAGACACCACCTTGATCTTAAATGCAGATGCTTATGGTTTTGTAAGAAAGGGCAGTTTATTAGTCCCTGAGATTGTAATCTCAAAACCTGAACCTGATTTGGTTTACCAGatccctgcttgtgtgtgtgcacacaagaATGGGTGTCCCTGTCAGGTAGCTGGTATCCGTTGTTGCAAGTACTGCAAATGCAAGGGAGGCTATAGTTGTAAAAATCCTATCACTGAATGAGgtctcatcatcatcctcatacCTGGACTCTGTTGTGAAAGTTTTACCTTGCAACACAGGGAATAAACctgttgttttgtatgtttCACTTTAACGTTCCAATGATAATAGCAAGGTTGGATATAAACTTAGTTTTTGCCCCCAGGCAACATTGTACCATTGCGGAATGAAAATCAATATTTTACAGATATGAAGttataaaaatacaaattatcatAGGAaatcatcaaaatcactgttaTGTACTAGTTAAAAGCTCCATAAATCTCCCCAAACATTCTCCGgtacagtatacatacacacacaaccacacacacacatatccatgaGTTTGCACACTTACACCCATGCATACTCATGTATGCGTACTGATGCACACTCATGCAAGTTACCTGCACCTGACTTTCTGAAATTTTAGTAAGTAATTTGTCTCAAAAGAaacacaggtaggcctatagcaaaTAGAGGGATCAGTCAGGCCTCAAACTTGGGGCTACAGGGTACAGGGTAGCAAGTCTGCAGCTTCACCGCAACATCAAAAACCCATGGATGTTGGTATGATAGTCAGGGCACATACTCAACCATAGAGATGGCATTCTATAAAACTTCATgaagcacactcatgcacttcacatatACAGGTGCCTCCCTACTTAGAATATTTGGTATGGCCATATGCAAGTCCGTTATGGTTCAATGTTGCCTCAGGGCAACATGCAGTTTTTTGTAATTTCCTATGACACCTACATTGATATGTTATGAAAAGTTGTTGATAATACACCAGTAAATGTTTACCTGATAGATAAAAATAAAAGGTTCCTAGGGTTAACCTTTGAAATTCCATAGAAAAAGCTtggggtcatttttgaccccaCATATAGAAAAGTGTGGTACTGATACAAAAAATGCAATTACTTAAAAAATATACCAATTAGATACAAATCAAAATGGCCTAGACAACCTATTTGAGGAATACATGGACGATTAAACGATAACAATTTAAAATAACCAAAATATTGCAAAAAAACAACTGGGGTCATTTTTAACCACACTTATGCATCCCTTGTTTATATACAATTTTCCATTCAATACAGcacaaaacacaattaaaaataTCAAACCAGAATTCGTACACATACACTACATGGTCATTGTAAACATTGTGATCACCTCATTAAATCTGTACCTTCAAGAATTTATATGTatgcatatttaatgagatattgcctcatttgcatattttatttgattttttttaggCAAAGTGTAATACAAAAGGTATTTCTCTTAATATGAAGATTAATCCGGTAGAAATGTATGTGGATATctataaagggaaaaaaagtcccattcacctgtagtgtgatAATAGTGTCATCTGTTGTGGTCATTTGCAGGACTTTCGTCCAGGGTAGAGATTTTGGCACACATCCCACGTTGTTCAAGGGGGACATATTAGTCTATAACAGTTGAGATATTCTCCGTTAAATGAAGTGCATACAAATCTTACCCAGGACCTAGACTATAACATGTCTTCTCCAAACCCACCAAAAGTTCCTTGAggttgtgcgtgtgcgtaggCCTCCCGCGATGCAACTCCTTCCATGAACACCCATGTGTGGCGAAACATTTGCTCTAATTATGGGTGCAGACAAGCGGCCATACGGGCCAGCTGTTGACTACAggaatgtctttcagggagTGCGGGTAGGTATTGCACTCGAGTCAATAGACGTTCACCCCCGCCACTCCAAAAGGCGCACCCCCTGCGTAGCGTCCCATCCGCACTGGAATGGAGAAGCGATGGAGCGCAGCGGCAGGCCCATTGTACCTTCAGCTGCAATTAATATCCAGCGCAGAGCAACCATTCCTCCTTCATTTCCCCCCTGCCGGGGATTAA belongs to Alosa sapidissima isolate fAloSap1 chromosome 20, fAloSap1.pri, whole genome shotgun sequence and includes:
- the pfdn6 gene encoding prefoldin subunit 6, encoding MAEAIQKKLQAELEKYQVIQKDVSKSMSARQKLEAQVTENNIVKEELDLLNAQNTVYKLIGPVLVKQDLDEAKATVAKRLEYINGEIQRHETLLKEMEKKSEQHREVLTSLQQEYQKAQGRTAGKV